One window from the genome of Nicotiana sylvestris chromosome 9, ASM39365v2, whole genome shotgun sequence encodes:
- the LOC138878046 gene encoding uncharacterized protein, protein MNVAEMRMLRWMCRHTKLDKIRNEVIREKVGVAPVDEKMREARPRWFGHVWRRTIDSPVRRCERLALAGTRRGRGRPKKNWGEVIRQDMAQLEISEDMALDRKAWRSSIRVVG, encoded by the coding sequence atgaatgTAGCCGAGATGAGGATGTTAAGATGGATGTGCAGGCATACTAAACTGGATAAGATAaggaatgaagttattagggAGAAGGTGGGCGTTGCTCCTGTGGACGaaaagatgcgggaagcgaggcctAGGTGGTTTGGACACGTGTGGAGGAGAACCATAGATTCCCCGGTTAGGAGGTGCGAGCGGTTGGCTTTggcaggtacgagaagaggtagagggcgtcCTAAGAagaattggggagaggtgatcaggcaagacatggcgcaactcgagatttccgaggacatggctcttgataggaaagcgtggaggtcaagcattagggttgtaggctaG
- the LOC104214928 gene encoding GDSL esterase/lipase LIP-4-like isoform X2, translated as MVIFNFGDSNSDTGGYCAAHGIRFGYPDGRSFFHDHPSDRLCDGRLILDFLCESLNMSYLNAYLESVRPNFKNGENFAIGGATILPKNALFTLSTQVLQFIRFKARSLQLQSIGLKDLAEDDFKNAIYMIDIGQNDIANEFSYLSKVSQVLEKIPSFISEIQAAVWGIYNRGGKNFWIHNTGPLGCLPQKLATRNASNLKDLDDYGCIKSMNEAAETFNNQLRALCEQLRLQMKDATIVYVDIYAIKYDLIAHSSAYGIQNPLMVCCGFGGPPYNYNSNITCRQSGYSLCEEGSAYISWDGVHYTEYANAIVASKILSTNYSTPPLELHHFCT; from the exons ATGGTGATCTTCAATTTTGGAGACTCAAACTCAGACACAGGCGGTTATTGTGCTGCCCATGGAATCAGATTTGGATATCCAGATGGTCGTTCCTTTTTTCATGATCATCCATCTGATAGATTATGTGATGGACGATTAATTCTTGACTTTCTTT GTGAAAGTCTGAACATGAGTTATTTGAATGCATATCTGGAATCTGTAAGACCAAATTTTAAGAACGGAGAAAATTTTGCAATAGGAGGTGCAACTATACTCCCCAAAAATGCTTTATTTACTCTGAGTactcaagttcttcaatttataAGGTTCAAAGCGCGGTCCCTTCAGTTACAATCCATAG GTCTGAAAGACTTGGCTGAGGACGATTTCAAGAATGCAATTTACATGATAGACATAGGACAGAATGATATTGCAAATGAATTCTCGTACCTTTCAAAAGTTTCTCAAGTTCTCGAAAAGATCCCTTCTTTCATATCTGAGATTCAAGCTGCAGTTTGG GGCATATACAATCGTGGTGGGAAGAATTTCTGGATTCATAACACGGGACCCTTGGGTTGTTTGCCACAGAAGCTTGCGACAAGAAATGCTAGTAATTTGAAAGATTTGGATGATTATGGATGCATTAAGTCTATGAACGAAGCTGCGGAAACATTTAACAATCAGTTGCGCGCTCTTTGTGAACAGCTGAGGCTCCAAATGAAGGACGCAACCATTGTGTATGTGGATATTTATGCCATCAAGTATGACCTCATCGCCCATTCGAGCGCTTATG GTATTCAAAATCCATTGATGGTGTGCTGTGGTTTTGGTGGTCCGCCCTACAACTATAATTCCAATATAACGTGTCGCCAAAGTGGGTATAGTTTGTGTGAGGAAGGCTCTGCATATATCAGCTGGGATGGAGTTCATTACACTGAGTATGCTAATGCAATTGTTGCCTCCAAAATTCTCTCTACAAACTATTCCACTCCTCCTCTTGAATTGCATCACTTTTGTACCTAG
- the LOC104214928 gene encoding GDSL esterase/lipase LIP-4-like isoform X1, which yields MCNILSYKRTEQVYMKMKTSSRTNSTFVLLACFSMLLCISQLANVVVCECSRNMVIFNFGDSNSDTGGYCAAHGIRFGYPDGRSFFHDHPSDRLCDGRLILDFLCESLNMSYLNAYLESVRPNFKNGENFAIGGATILPKNALFTLSTQVLQFIRFKARSLQLQSIGLKDLAEDDFKNAIYMIDIGQNDIANEFSYLSKVSQVLEKIPSFISEIQAAVWGIYNRGGKNFWIHNTGPLGCLPQKLATRNASNLKDLDDYGCIKSMNEAAETFNNQLRALCEQLRLQMKDATIVYVDIYAIKYDLIAHSSAYGIQNPLMVCCGFGGPPYNYNSNITCRQSGYSLCEEGSAYISWDGVHYTEYANAIVASKILSTNYSTPPLELHHFCT from the exons ATGTGTAATATACTCAGTTATAAAAGAACGGAGCAAGTATATATGAAGATGAAAACTAGTAGTAGAACAAATTCTACGTTTGTATTACTTGCTTGTTTTTCGATGTTGTTGTGCATCTCTCAACTGGCCAACGTTGTTGTTTGTGAGTGTAGCAGAAATATGGTGATCTTCAATTTTGGAGACTCAAACTCAGACACAGGCGGTTATTGTGCTGCCCATGGAATCAGATTTGGATATCCAGATGGTCGTTCCTTTTTTCATGATCATCCATCTGATAGATTATGTGATGGACGATTAATTCTTGACTTTCTTT GTGAAAGTCTGAACATGAGTTATTTGAATGCATATCTGGAATCTGTAAGACCAAATTTTAAGAACGGAGAAAATTTTGCAATAGGAGGTGCAACTATACTCCCCAAAAATGCTTTATTTACTCTGAGTactcaagttcttcaatttataAGGTTCAAAGCGCGGTCCCTTCAGTTACAATCCATAG GTCTGAAAGACTTGGCTGAGGACGATTTCAAGAATGCAATTTACATGATAGACATAGGACAGAATGATATTGCAAATGAATTCTCGTACCTTTCAAAAGTTTCTCAAGTTCTCGAAAAGATCCCTTCTTTCATATCTGAGATTCAAGCTGCAGTTTGG GGCATATACAATCGTGGTGGGAAGAATTTCTGGATTCATAACACGGGACCCTTGGGTTGTTTGCCACAGAAGCTTGCGACAAGAAATGCTAGTAATTTGAAAGATTTGGATGATTATGGATGCATTAAGTCTATGAACGAAGCTGCGGAAACATTTAACAATCAGTTGCGCGCTCTTTGTGAACAGCTGAGGCTCCAAATGAAGGACGCAACCATTGTGTATGTGGATATTTATGCCATCAAGTATGACCTCATCGCCCATTCGAGCGCTTATG GTATTCAAAATCCATTGATGGTGTGCTGTGGTTTTGGTGGTCCGCCCTACAACTATAATTCCAATATAACGTGTCGCCAAAGTGGGTATAGTTTGTGTGAGGAAGGCTCTGCATATATCAGCTGGGATGGAGTTCATTACACTGAGTATGCTAATGCAATTGTTGCCTCCAAAATTCTCTCTACAAACTATTCCACTCCTCCTCTTGAATTGCATCACTTTTGTACCTAG